The genomic stretch GGCGCCCCGCTGGTGTTGCCGGCCGGCCGCGGCATCCGCCTGACCAGGGCGGGCCGCACGCTGGCCGCCGCCTCCGCCCGCGCGCTGAGCACCGTCACCGGCGCCGCCCGCGAGGTACGCGAGGAAATCGATCCGGACAGCGGCCGCATCGTGCTCGGCTTCCTGCACCTGCTCGGCCGCACACTCGTCCCGTCGCTCATCCGCGGCTTCCGCGAGCGCCACCCGCGCGCCCGCTTCAGCCTGGCGCAGGGCTCGCGCCAGGACATGCTGCGGAACCTGCACGAGGGCGAGAGCGACCTGGTGTTCGTCGCCCCGATGCCGCTGGACGACCCGGACCTGGACAGCCGGCCGCTCGCCGATCAGGAGCTGGTCCTGTCCGTGCCGGCGGCACATCGGCTCGCCAGGCGCGAGCGGGTGCGGGCCGCGGAGCTGGCGGGGGAGGCACAGGTCGCCCTGGAGCACGGGTACGGCCTGCGGCAGATCATCGACGACCTGTGCGCGGCGGCGGGATTCGAGCCGCTGATCGCCTTCGAGTGCCAGGAGTCGGAGACCATGCGCGGGCTGGTGGCGGCGGGCCTCGGCGTGGCGATCCTGCCGCGTTCCCAGCCAGGACCCCGTCCGGCCACGCCCGGCTCCGGCGTCGTGGAGATCCCCCTGTCGCCGCCCGTGTTCCGGACGATCGGGGTGAGTTGGCCCGCGGGGGATCGGCTGACGCCGGCGGCGCGGGCGTTCCGCGACCACGTGTGCTCCGGAGTCACCGACCTGGGCCCCGGTTTCCGGCCCGCCGCCTCGTGAGCTGCGTGTCCAGGCCACACTGGAGGCCATGACGCATGACGGGGACGCGGGCGTGCCGGGCTCGCTGGCGAGGGTGCTCGCCGAGGTGGCGGCCGAGCGGGCGGCCCAGGATAAGAGGTGGGGCATGCAGGAGCTGCCCGACGGCACCGGAGGCGGGCGTACGACGGCCGCGTCCGACCGGGCCAGGCAGGAGACGGAGACGGCGGCCCGCGACGGCGCGCTGACCTGGCGGCACGTTCTGGCCGAGGAGGTGCTGGAGGCGTTCGCGGAAGCCGACCCTGACCGGCTGCGCGCCGAGCTGATCCAGGTGGCCGCCGTGGCGGTGAAGTGGACCCAAGCCCTGGACCGCCGCCACGGCCCCACGGTCGCCCCTGCGCCGGGCCGGTTCCGGGCCATCGTCGACGTGCACGTCGTG from Nonomuraea polychroma encodes the following:
- a CDS encoding LysR family transcriptional regulator; its protein translation is MDESDEQLAAHLAPALALLAAVGETGHVTRAAELLGIPQPTASRRLAALSDLVGAPLVLPAGRGIRLTRAGRTLAAASARALSTVTGAAREVREEIDPDSGRIVLGFLHLLGRTLVPSLIRGFRERHPRARFSLAQGSRQDMLRNLHEGESDLVFVAPMPLDDPDLDSRPLADQELVLSVPAAHRLARRERVRAAELAGEAQVALEHGYGLRQIIDDLCAAAGFEPLIAFECQESETMRGLVAAGLGVAILPRSQPGPRPATPGSGVVEIPLSPPVFRTIGVSWPAGDRLTPAARAFRDHVCSGVTDLGPGFRPAAS